In Bacteroidia bacterium, the genomic stretch CTACTTGCACTAAAATTAATGCGAAAAGTTTGGAGATAAATGGCGAACGATCATTGATAGGAAGCGCATCGTAAATTTGACTAATTTTTAATTCGCGCTCTTTCCACACTAATTCGCCCGAATAAAAAATAATGATGATGAGTACAAAAAGGTAAAACGAACCTGCTAAAATTTCGAGCACCATTCCGGTAACCGGGAATGTATTGGTATCATATATTTTCCCGACTTGCGCTCCGCTCACAAACAAAAAAACCATTCCGGCAAAAACAATGGCGATAAAATAAATACTTTTGATGATGGATAAAAATTCGAGTTTTATTTGTTGTAGCAATTGTAAAAATTGTGCTTTCGCAGAAAAATTCTGTGAAACAGGAACTAAAATAATTTTTCCGATACGTTCTTTTACTTCGGTTATTTTTAGTCGTTTTTTAGTAGATCTTAGTTCGCTTGAAAATTGATCGAAACGAAATTTAAAATAAGTAAATCCGAAAATGATCGCACCAATACAAAGCCACAAAACACGATTGAGCATTAATAAGCTACTAAACGGAGCAATGAGCGAATTTTTTTCGGAAACCGTCCAATATTTTGTGATACTTCGCATTGCCATTCCTCCAAACGGATCAAGCAACCCAGCAATAAAATCGTTATTGATATTGGCAAGTAAACTTTTAGAAACTCCGTACAACACCAAAAACAAAATACTGCCTACATAAACGGAAAGCATGTTGCGACTGAGTGTGGCGGCTGCGAAAAAAATAATTCCAATAAAAAGTAAGTTCGGAATTACAAAAATAAGATACGGTTGCACATAATACATCAAGTGAAACGCACCAATTTTAGAAGCATCTAACCAAGGCATAAAACTGCCAACCATAATACCAAATGCTGCACCTGTAAAAACAAGCAAAGCAATAACAGCGGCACCTAAAAATCGTCCGCCCAAATAATCGAATTTAGAAATGGGTTTCGTAAAAAAAAGTGCGTGCGTGCCATATTCAAAATCTTTGTAAACAGCGTCTCCGACAATAGCTGCAATAATAATGGTACCAATAAAACAGAGTCCGGAAATGAGCGAGTTAATCATGAACGGAGAATTCGCTAAAACTTTTCCACCTCCTCCAGGAAGTGCTAAATCAACGCCATTAAACGCGCCACCGGCAAGCAGTATAAATAAAAAAGCAAGTGCGAAAAAAACAATAAAATAAATGTAAGTCGCAGGTCTTTTAAGGCGATAAGAGATTTCGAATAAAAATATTTCTTTAAACATGTGCAGAATTTAAACGGCTTTTAAAACATTATCCATTTTAATGGCTGAAAAATAAACGTCTTCCAAATCAGGAATAACTGGCTTAAACGAAGCGTCTGGTTGCGAATCGTTGGTTACGTGAATAATGGTTTTGCCGCCCAACAAACGTGAAAAAATAACGTTGTGTTTTTCCTGATGATTTGGCAATTCTGTTTTTTCAATCATTTTCTCCCACACTTTTCCTTGTATCGCTTCAATGGATTTCAGCGGATCGCCTGTCATCAAAACTCTCCCTTTATTGATGATTGCCATGTTGCGACATAAATCACTCACATCATCCACAATATGTGTGGAAAGTATCACAATAATATGTTCGCCAATTTCACTCAATAAATTATGAAAACGATTGCGTTCAGCAGGATCCAAACCAGCCGTTGGCTCATCTACAATAATTAATTTCGGATTTCCGAGCAACGCTTGCGCGATTCCGAAACGTTGTTTCATTCCGCCTGAATAACCACCGAGATTTTTTTTTCGAGCTTCAAAAAGATTGGTTTGCTGCAGCAAAGATTCTACTACTTCTTTGCGTTCTTTGTTGTTCGTAATTCCTTTCAATACCGCAATATGATTCAACAATACTTCCGCCGAAACTTTTGGATAAACGCCAAATTCCTGTGGTAAATAACCCAATATTTTCCGTACTTCTTTTTTGTTTTTCAGCACATCTAAATCGTCTAAAAAAACACTTCCTGAATCGGCTTCTTGAAGTGTTGCAATCGTGCGCATCAGCGATGATTTTCCGGCACCGTTCGGTCCCAGCAATCCAAATATTCCGGTAGGAATTTCAAGACTTACATTTTTGAGTGCTTGCACTCCGTTGCTGTATGTTTTGGAAAGATTTTGAATTTTTAATTGCATGAAAAAAAGTTTTTTGTAATGAGACGGTGCAAGTTAATTAAATGTTACAAATGGAGAAATATGGGCTTAAAAAATCAATAAAATTCTTCTCACAATATTAATTAATAATTATTTTAGGCTTTCGCTGATGGCTATTCCGATAAATTAATTTTCCCATCGCCCAACCGAAAACAGCTCCAGTAAAAACATCAGAAGCCCAATGTTTATTGTCGTTAATGCGCGATAAAGCCGTTAATGATGCAATGGAATACGCAATAATAGGAACCGCTTTGTAATTGCTGTATTCCGAAGCAACAATGGCTGCCATTGCAAAAACAGAAGTGCTGTGTCCCGAAGGAAATGAAAAATTTCCGTTCCTAAATCCCGGTCCGAACCACAT encodes the following:
- a CDS encoding ABC transporter ATP-binding protein, which gives rise to MQLKIQNLSKTYSNGVQALKNVSLEIPTGIFGLLGPNGAGKSSLMRTIATLQEADSGSVFLDDLDVLKNKKEVRKILGYLPQEFGVYPKVSAEVLLNHIAVLKGITNNKERKEVVESLLQQTNLFEARKKNLGGYSGGMKQRFGIAQALLGNPKLIIVDEPTAGLDPAERNRFHNLLSEIGEHIIVILSTHIVDDVSDLCRNMAIINKGRVLMTGDPLKSIEAIQGKVWEKMIEKTELPNHQEKHNVIFSRLLGGKTIIHVTNDSQPDASFKPVIPDLEDVYFSAIKMDNVLKAV